One genomic region from Bubalus kerabau isolate K-KA32 ecotype Philippines breed swamp buffalo chromosome 7, PCC_UOA_SB_1v2, whole genome shotgun sequence encodes:
- the CLRN2 gene encoding clarin-2 — protein MPGWFKKAWYGLASLLSFSSFILIIVALALPHWLSGKILCQTGVDLVNATDPELVKFIGDIYYGLFRGCKVRQCGLGGRQSQFTIFPHLVKELNAGLHITLLLLLFLALALALVSMGFAILNMIQVPYRAVNGPGGICLWNVLAGGVVALAIASFMTSVKFHDLTERIANFQEKLFRFVVVEEQYEESFWICVASASAHATNLVVVAISQIPLPEVKAKIEEATVTAEDILY, from the exons ATGCCTGGATGGTTCAAAAAGGCGTGGTACGGGCTGGCTTCTCTGCTCAGCTTCTCCTCCTTCATCCTGATCATCGTTGCCCTGGCACTGCCCCACTGGCTGAGTGGGAAAATCCTCTGTCAGACGGGAGTGGACCTCGTCAACGCCACGGATCCAGAGCTGGTCAAATTCATCGGAGACATTTACTACGGACTCTTCCGCGGTTGTAAGGTGCGGCAGTGCGGGCTCGGGGGCCGCCAGTCTCAGTTCACGA TCTTCCCACACCTGGTGAAGGAGCTCAACGCAGGCCTCCACATCACACTTCTGCTGCTCCTCTTCTTGGCCTTGGCGCTGGCTCTGGTCAGCATGGGCTTTGCCATTCTCAACATGATCCAAGTTCCATACCGGGCAGTCAACGGCCCTGGGGGCATCTGTCTATGGAATGTTCTTGCAG GCGGAGTCGTGGCCTTGGCCATTGCCAGCTTCATGACCTCAGTAAAATTTCATGACCTGACAGAACGAATCGCCAACTTCCAGGAGAAGCTGTTTCGCTTCGTGGTGGTGGAGGAGCAGTACGAGGAGTCCTTCTGGATCTGCGTGGCCAGTGCCTCAGCCCATGCCACTAACCTGGTTGTGGTGGCCATCAGTCAGATCCCCCTGCCGGAGGTCAAGGCCAAGATCGAAGAGGCCACGGTCACAGCCGAGGACATCTTGTATTAA